Within Sorghum bicolor cultivar BTx623 chromosome 2, Sorghum_bicolor_NCBIv3, whole genome shotgun sequence, the genomic segment AAGGAGGATCAAAAATAAAGTTGCAAATGCTCTAAAAAACACGCAAAGGCAGTTTGGTTGGAGTTAGGTTTATAATTCATAGTATGAAACAGTCATCTAATTACAGACATACAAAAGAAAGGAAAGAAATGTTCTACAAGATCATTCAAAGGTCAATGACATGAACTCAAAATCACAAAGGATTGGCAACTTTTCATGCTGACAAGTTTGTGAGTGACTGCTACCTTCCTAAAGCTGTCAGAACACCGACGATGCTTCTTGAAATCATATATAGGAACATTTACAGGTTGAGCACGTTTCAGTTGTCCCATGCATTCAAGAAGTTGTTCTGTATCAAATGCATCTGCAAGCAAAGAATACAGTCCATCTCACATGTCAACAAATCAATTCAGCTCTGATTGATTGCTACCACACTACCACAGGCAGGATACTGGAAACAGCAAATGCAGTACCAGGGTGATCAAAATTGTAGTCTTGTGCATGTGCAGACTCTTCAGCAGTTAGGCCACGGTAGAATGAATCCTGCAAAATGACAAGCCCAAAATGAGTTTTAAGTTTCAACAGGTATTTCAGAAGTTTCCACCATTAGGTTGGTTTGGTTTGCACGATTTGTCAAACCTAATCCATATTTGTCAATCTAACTATCGCAGCCGCAAGCTAGTCAAATGGAAGGGTGTGCACAACTTCACTAGCATTTCCATACAGATACACAAGAATCTTCAGCTATCCCCCATCTATGCAATCACTAAGTTACATCTCGGATCTTCCAGTTCGAACTGCATAACTTGAATACACTACACCAAACCAGGAAAGTACAGAGCCAAGCTTGACAGGaggcagtagcagcagcagcaggatgtTCTTCAAACCGAAACAATCCAGACGCAGAAGCAGCAGTGAGCGCACACACACACCTGGTTAACGAGCACGACGCGGTGGTCGTGCAGCTGCTGGATAATCATGTCGCACACCGTCGTCTTCCCCGACGCCGTCCCTCCAGAAACccctttgaaaaaaaaatcaagcagAAATTCTGAATCAGGACCACCAAATGAGGAGCGGCTAGCCACAGCCAGCACGAGAAGCCGAGAAAGGGCGGGAGGGGGACCGAGCCGCCGGCCATTCCACCCGCTCGAGCGGCGAGCGCTAGCAGGGAGGGGTCGCATACCGATGACGAACGGCTGCCGGGCAGCGGCAGGGGAGGGGAGCTCGGCGGTGCCGTTTGCGTAGACGGCGCCGTTGGAGTGCGCgtgcgccgcggcggcgggggaggaggaAGGGGAAGAGGGGGCGGAGGTGGAGAGGCGCAGCGCCTCGAGGCGGAGGCCGCTGAAGTGGGCCCCCACCGCGGCCTCCATGACGTCGTCCACCGCCTTCTCCGGCATCGCCTCCCGCGCCGCCGGCCGATCGGGATTCGGGGTTGATTCGCGGGTTTCTGGTGGGAGGAGGCGGGCGTGTCACTTGTGTGCGCGGTCGGTGCGCGTGAGCGCGTCTGAGTGAGAACTGACAGTGGGGTTCCGCGGTGGGATGGAAGCAGCGGCCGAGCGGCGCACGTTGATGAGAATGGGGCGAGGGGGCGCACCCCGCATACCGAACAGGGGCAGAGTGGCAGACCGGCAGATCGGAATATCGGATGCTTTGGGCCttgttccgaaaagtgaaaacttttcgaaactgtagcactttcgtttgtttgtgacaaatattatccaatcatgtactaactaggatcaaaagatttgtctcgtgatttccagctaaactgtgtaattagtttttgttttcgtctatatttaatatttcatgcatgtgccacaagattcgatgtgacggggaatcttgaaaactttttggttttcagggtgaactaaacaaggccttggttcgCTTCGCCTGTCCGCAGCTATGTGCTTGGCAGTTCACTTGTCTATGCAGATGCAGACCGGAAGGACGAGCATTGTCATCATGCATGCACCGTCGAGTGCGAATTTATCGATATCACTATCAACAGTCATGCAGTGGTACCGATTATCGATTCTAAGCCTCCATGACCGCTAATTTGTTATTAAAGAATtgtgaaaaaaatattattaaataacTGGTAGATTCGACAGATAACATGGAGTACAGGTCAAGCTAACTAGTAAGATGGTAGGTGCCATATCGACGTCCTAGTAGTAAACTAGAATGGTTCCCGATGCACTGCACGAGGTGTGTGTGCTAAATAACTAAATTGTATCCTCGTATTTGCTAGTGATGGAGGGCTCAACTCAAATGGTTTATAACGAGAAAGTGCATCTTGGACGAGATATCGACAAAGTATATATAGACATGAGCGCGATTCTTGTAGCCGTATTTTTTACTTGCTTGTTAACCGCCGTGCCAATGTTTCGCCATTTCTTGACGGCACAGCAAGCGTTATATGAAGGGGTACAAGAAGATAATCAGGGCTGACAAAAAAAACGTGTTGTAAAAGACGTTCAGCTTTACCGTGTCCTTCGGAAAAGAAATGTGTGGGTTACATGATAGTGGCATCAAGGCCAACATCAAATTTTATTCTCGCTGAACAGTTTCGGCAATGTGAGGATCAACTCATATGACGTGCAGGGTGGAACTAGTATACAGCAGAAACACCAAAATCAGTTTTTGTTCTGAGAGCCCTCAACGCTCTTCCTCAGCACAGATATGACGGCTCCTGGGTCCGCGGCGCCAAATATAGAGCTTCCAGCGACGATGCAATTGGCCCCAGCAGATGCGGCCACGTCTATGGTTGAAGGGCCTAGACCACCATCAACCTGATATAACAAATCATAAAGTATTTTCAGCcaattaaaattaaataatggagagaaaaaaagaaattcCTACGAGACCAAGAACAATGTTATACCTCTATGTCAAGGGAAGGGTACTTCTTTCTCAATGTGCGCACCTAATTCACACAGATTGCAGAAAGTGAATACAACTGTTCAACATCAGAAATATACAATAATGAACAATGAGAACAAACCTTATCCATCATTTCTGGCATAAATTTCTGACCACCAAAACCAGGCTCGACTGTCATCACAAGAACCAATTCTACCGGATTTTCTGCTTCCACCTGTAATATTAATTGTTAATACAATTGTAGGTAGCTTCACAAAATCCATTGCAAGAAATGTCCATATGTCACGCATTCAGAGAAAAGGAAATACAACTGAAAGGGTTCTGAAAGTTATAGATCGACGGTCGATGATAGAAAGGTTCTATGGAAACAGGTCTAAGCAGCACACTTGATCAAAAGAGTGATCTTTAATGTGGAATTAAGAATGTGCTCCATAGTACAATTACTCTCGTGACCAAATGTATTGTGGTCATAATAAATGAACATATGAACAAGAGAAATAAGATGTACTTGTGCAAAATGGTCACTTGATCAAAAGAGTTTAGCAGTAACAAAGACAAAATTGCCAGAATTGTAAGTACATATATCAACAAATACCATTTCGCAACAAATTTCAAGAGTTTTTAAGAGCGTGTGAAAATAAAACACCATTATTCAGACCTAGTATGAAAGGTTTCTTGTCTGTGTATAACATAAGTTCACAAAGCGTAGTGAGTGCTTAAGTTACCAGTGGAAAAACTTCCTCCACTGGTGTACCTGGCCTCAATGATACACCAGGCCGCATACCCTTTGATTTAATGCTTTGGATGAGATCTTGCCAGTTGTCTGcatcaagtttttccataagaaGAGGAGGAGAAGTGAAAATACTAGGCCATTCAACAGATGTGTGTTTACCTCTAGCAACTTCTATATGGAATGTGAATCCAGAAGCGCCAGCCTTTCCAAATGGTTCTACGTAATCTGAAGGGTTTGTGACCATAAGATGGCAGTCCAAATATGCTCTAAAAACCAACAGTCAGAACCACTGGGACTATGCAGAATAAGAAGTCATCCATATAAGCAAAGGATCAAAAGACCATACTTGGTATGTTTCCTCAAGCTCTGGATCACCGGAGCCCCAATAGTCAGATTAGGAACAAAGTGCCTGCATTTGCAAAAAAGTTAAAATAAAATACTTAAAGGATAGCTTATTTCAAGAAGTGATTATCATCATTTTTTAAAAATGCAATTGGAGGTTTGTCCTTCAAAGTTCATAACTTATAAAGATGATCAATCCTTTTTCAGACATCAAAATAGCTTAACATTGAGATTATACTTGTCTTTTAAAAAAACTGACCCAGGTAAATAAAGTAATGGCAGTGAAAAAATTGGCACTTGTTTGTAATtagaccatttttgacacagctCCAGATCCAAGATTTTCTGGAGCTCCTCACTCCTAGCTCTAGATATTCTTGGGGACCCAAGCTGTGGGCACATTGGCATTATTTAGTTAAGCAATTTTGTCATTATTTTGGACTGAACACATGTGTTTATAACACTTTGTTTTATCCTACAAACTCCAAATCCTGCATGGATCTCAGAGCTGGAGATAAATTGCTCTGGTGTGTCTTTCATGTAATGGGCTACAGTAGCAAGTatctttcaccatcttgcaaaaAGAAGTGTTCATTTTCTCTATTTACGCTCAAGGAATGTTGGATCTTTGATCCAAATCCAACAAATAGAAGTGAACGGCATATTGATTGGCAATTGGACACTTCATGCTTACTGGTACTTTCTCAAAGGGCATCAAGAGAGTTCCCGAAATATCTGACTAAAGCTTACCAGTACTTTCTTTTcgttatttgcaacttgcaaaCCCCTTATGCTTTTATTATCAATGACGGGTTTCATTCCAAAAAATATGCATaaagcaaaatcaaaagtatgTTGTTTCCTTTTTCAGGTTGGTCCATAGGACATTCCATGTTACTGTTTCCATGCCTTTTTTATGTGCAGATCTCCATTAAATTGAAGAGAAATTCTATTATAGTACTCCACAAATTCTGCTGTATGTATTAAATATTCTGATAAGTAAACAAGGAAAGGTGAAAACTGAACAAGAATAAAGGTCTGAATGAGTTTAAGGACAGTGACAATCTGGGTATGGAATTTTATTTTCAAGCATGTATTCATTATATAAGATACTTCCTGTAAGCTGGGATAAGCGACCTTACAATCATGCTAGCGGCTTAAAAAAGGCAAATGATACGTGAGAGTTATCACCACCAGACACTTCAGTAGCAAACCACAATAGATGTAACCAACATTGGGAATTAGAGACCAACTCACCCATCCTACAAGAAAATATGAGTGATAAGCTTTCAGTTCTGAATATTTATATCATCAATCATAAAGATGTGAACAGAAACAAAGCCAGTCAATGGAGGCAGCAGAATTTAGCAAAAATGAAGACACAAGCAGATAACTACTAGGTACCAGTACCATGAACAAAACGACAGCTAGCAGTTTGCAGTAAGCGAATCAGTACATTTGAGTATAGCATTACTGCATTAGGAGGAAACTGATACTAAAGCAAGCATGATTTTTCATACTCTAAAAGTTAATATTCAGCTAACTTTTTCCATGACAACATGCGTATAGCAATACACTAGAGGAGTAGAGGGTAGGTCGACAGGCCAACAAGACAAAAGCCCAAGTCTGAACAAATCCTGCAGAATCGAGATCGATCACTCTAAATGCCACAGTATCGCATAAAACCTGATTTGCATAATAATTGATCCAACTGCCAGCTCTTCTTCAAAATGATGCGCCAGCTCTAAGTtccagaaagaaaaaaagatccAACGGCAAGTTAGTCAACGGTATCGGTAGCTCAATCCTGCCCACGCCATAGGACATGATTACAGCGTACTCAACCCTGCCCAGAAATACTATCCCTCGGATCAGAGGCCGCTACTGTCGCTCGGATCAGAGGCCGCTACCGTATTCGTATTAGCGGTGCTGCGCCTGCGCCCGCGATGGATGAGATAGAATTGGCCAGAGGGGGGGAAGGGGATCGTACCATGATGTCCATATGTAACCAGTCGGCGCCTAGGCGGACCATGCGCTCAGCCTCCGAGGCGAGGTTGGCGAAGTCCGACGAGAGCATCGACGGCGCTATCT encodes:
- the LOC8054783 gene encoding ribulose-phosphate 3-epimerase, cytoplasmic isoform, producing the protein MAAAKIAPSMLSSDFANLASEAERMVRLGADWLHMDIMDGHFVPNLTIGAPVIQSLRKHTKAYLDCHLMVTNPSDYVEPFGKAGASGFTFHIEVARDNWQDLIQSIKSKGMRPGVSLRPGTPVEEVFPLVEAENPVELVLVMTVEPGFGGQKFMPEMMDKVRTLRKKYPSLDIEVDGGLGPSTIDVAASAGANCIVAGSSIFGAADPGAVISVLRKSVEGSQNKN